The following proteins are encoded in a genomic region of Papaver somniferum cultivar HN1 unplaced genomic scaffold, ASM357369v1 unplaced-scaffold_10, whole genome shotgun sequence:
- the LOC113326886 gene encoding uncharacterized protein LOC113326886 gives MINEDVPEVVPGEISSGMAFGNMQDYKDHLREYAVLKHRDFKVKKAHKKRHYSYCTYKDTQNCAWMVNARKLPDEDDPTVTVRECNTEHTCKNPNEDYSRKCNAKFVAKYLLKTMDVDSPVDKAAEIANKIIRPRLQTDIPKWVANNARKLVLAERNGTFESSYTKAPQLVTAATSLNPNSIGHFSWSKEGQDNRFESVIVAYDAQIKGFLHGCRLVIVLDGAHLNGKLGGVMLSAVGIDGQNGVFPICVMICMSETEENWFMMLKELRKRIPDMPGLTFISDRMKGILESVKRLFPLANHRYCLRHLYKNFLTKGFRNPRLTHFLWKAAKAYKYHHWEEAMQEIAEISSVAYQYLIDAEPKSWARSWFPHDVACEHIYSKFSESFNNMALKFRDKPLTQLIDMYTHLVMVLFSNRRKLAATWQAGDLVPAGKDLIKVMCDLRGNYECDPSIERKVYEVTNKATSKVFVVRVEEQSCTCRQWQLRKFPCIHGVVALFKLNPDWSKYCSKYYTLDYYRTT, from the exons ATGATAAATGAAGATGTTCCTGAGGTTGTACCTGGTGAAATAAGTAGTGGAATGGCTTTTGGAAACATGCAAGATTACAAGGATCATTTAAGGGAATATGCAGTGTTGAAACATAGGGATTTTAAGGTGAAGAAGGCACATAAGAAGAGACACTATTCTTATTGTACTTACAAGGATACCCAAAATTGTGCTTGGATGGTGAATGCAAGAAAGTTACCAGATGAAGACGATCCAACAGTCACAGTTAGAGAATGCAACACAGAACACACCTGTAAGAATCCGAATGAAGACTACAGCAGGAAATGCAATGCAAAATTTGTAGCCAAGTATTTGTTGAAGACAATGGATGTTGATTCACCAGTGGACAAGGCAGCTGAAATAGCTAACAAGATCATTAGACCTCGGTTGCAAACTGACATACCAAAATGGGTTGCTAATAATGcaagg AAATTGGTGCTAGCAGAAAGGAATGGAACATTTGAGAGTTCCTACACAAAAGCACCACAATTGGTCACAGCTGCTACTTCATTGAACCCAAATAGCATTGGTCATTTCAGTTGGTCCAAAGAGGGTCAAGATAACAGGTTTGAGAGTGTCATTGTGGCCTATGATGCACAGATCAAAGGTTTTCTTCATGGTTGTAGATTGGTTATTGTCTTAGATGGAGCTCACCTGAATGGTAAGCTAGGTGGTGTGATGCTTTCAGCAGTTGGTATAGATGGCCAGAATGGGGTATTTCCTATATGTGTGATGATTTGTATGAGTGAAACTGAAGAAAATTGGTTTATGATGTTAAAAGAATTGAGAAAAAGGATACCTGATATGCCTGGACTAACCTTTATTTCTGATAGAATGAAGGGCATTCTTGAATCAGTAAAAAGATTGTTTCCTTTGGCAAATCATAGATACTGCCTAAG gcATTTATACAAGAATTTCTTGACCAAGGGATTCAGAAATCCAAGACTCACACACTTTCTTTGGAAGGCTGCAAAGGCATACAAGTATCATCACTGGGAG GAGGCCATGCAAGAAATTGCAGAGATAAGTTCAGTTGCATATCAATACCTGATTGATGCAGAGCCTAAGTCTTGGGCAAGGTCATGGTTTCCTCATGATGTTGCTTGTGAGCACATCTACTCTAAATTTTCAGAAAGTTTTAATAACATGGCCCTGAAATTCAGAGACAAGCCTCTCACTCAATTGATCGATATGTACACACATTTGGTGATGGTGTTGTTTTCAAATAGAAGAAAGCTTGCTGCAACTTGGCAAGCTGGTGACCTTGTTCCTGCTGGGAAAGATCTCATTAAGGTGATGTGTGATCTTAGAGGTAACTATGAATGTGATCCTTCTATAGAGCGCAAAGTGTATGAGGTTACTAACAAAGCTACTAGTAAAGTGTTTGTTGTTCGGGTGGAAGAACAATCTTGTACATGTCGACAATGGCAATTGAGGAAGTTCCCCTGCATACATGGTGTAGTTGCATtgtttaaattgaatcctgattgGTCCAA GTACTGCAGTAAATACTACACATTAGACTACTATAGGACCACCTAA